In Campylobacteraceae bacterium, one DNA window encodes the following:
- a CDS encoding aminoacetone oxidase family FAD-binding enzyme: protein MYDIAIIGAGASGLMLGSLLKKNQKICIIDSNAKIGAKIRVSGGAKCNITNEVVTSDNYLGEKNFVQNILNAYSSGKMLDFCKKNALETIFNEKIVKGTYFCRSSKDVNDMFSKLNSHVIWHLNTTVTELLYKDHYEIKTSAKSIYAKKVIIASGGISFKSLGASSIAYDIAKSYQHEVSRLDPALAGFTVQKDQFWFKELSGVSLYCQAKVGHKTFNGNILFAHKGITGPIILNSSLYWNKGLMSLDFLPNQDLKSFFKSNKKISSALPLVKRFVLAFLASIDLEDKAISSLNKEEKEKLYKLKNYEFAPAGNFGYTKAEVTKGGILTSQVDDKTMESKIQKDLYFIGECLDVTGELGGFNFQFAWSSAYVCAKALNSNI from the coding sequence ATATACGACATTGCAATTATTGGAGCAGGTGCTAGTGGTTTGATGCTAGGCTCATTATTAAAGAAAAATCAAAAAATATGTATTATAGATTCTAATGCCAAAATTGGCGCAAAAATTAGAGTAAGTGGTGGAGCTAAGTGTAATATCACGAATGAAGTAGTAACAAGTGATAATTATTTGGGTGAAAAAAACTTTGTTCAAAATATTCTTAATGCGTATTCTTCTGGAAAAATGTTAGATTTTTGTAAAAAGAATGCTTTAGAAACAATTTTTAATGAAAAAATTGTAAAAGGTACATACTTTTGTAGAAGCTCAAAAGATGTAAATGATATGTTTTCTAAACTAAATTCTCATGTAATATGGCATTTAAATACAACAGTTACTGAACTTTTATACAAAGATCATTATGAAATTAAAACATCAGCCAAAAGTATTTATGCCAAAAAAGTCATTATTGCCAGTGGGGGAATATCTTTTAAATCTTTAGGGGCCAGTTCTATTGCGTATGATATAGCTAAATCATACCAACATGAAGTCTCGCGATTAGATCCCGCGCTTGCTGGATTTACTGTACAAAAAGACCAGTTTTGGTTTAAAGAATTATCCGGCGTGTCTTTATATTGCCAAGCAAAAGTAGGACACAAAACCTTTAATGGAAATATTCTTTTTGCTCACAAAGGAATTACCGGGCCTATTATTTTAAATTCTTCTTTGTATTGGAATAAAGGGCTTATGTCTTTGGACTTTTTGCCCAATCAGGATTTAAAATCTTTTTTTAAATCCAATAAAAAGATTTCTTCGGCTCTTCCTTTGGTCAAACGTTTTGTTTTGGCTTTTTTAGCTTCAATTGATTTAGAAGATAAAGCTATTTCCTCTTTAAACAAAGAAGAAAAAGAAAAATTGTATAAACTAAAAAATTATGAATTCGCACCTGCTGGAAATTTTGGTTATACGAAAGCAGAAGTAACTAAAGGTGGGATTTTAACGTCACAAGTAGATGATAAAACCATGGAGAGTAAAATACAAAAAGATTTGTATTTTATTGGAGAGTGTTTAGATGTAACAGGGGAGCTTGGCGGTTTTAATTTTCAGTTTGCTTGGTCAAGTGCATACGTATGCGCTAAAGCTTTAAACTCTAATATATAA
- a CDS encoding YmdB family metallophosphoesterase: MRVAFIGDIVGRPGRRIIEANLKKIIEEHNIDFVIANGENASHGFGLTVKNANELFKVGIDLITGGNHSFDKKQDMFALLESYNVLRPDNYPAGLVGSGIKIFEVKGEKLAVINLMGQFSMPTCENPFNWATRLVEDLENQGVKNIFIDFHAEATSEKRVMMMMFEGRVSGICGTHTHVSTDDLQIVRGTTYLSDIGLTGCRDNVIGMDKKVPIQKATTGLGGHFQVPTSCKPILQMLVMDYENGKSIDAFKIKYLGNKNETIITKAMLE, translated from the coding sequence TTGAGAGTTGCATTTATTGGAGATATAGTAGGGCGTCCAGGCCGAAGAATTATTGAAGCAAATTTGAAAAAAATAATTGAAGAACATAATATTGATTTTGTAATTGCAAATGGTGAAAATGCCTCTCATGGTTTTGGATTAACGGTTAAAAATGCCAATGAACTTTTTAAAGTGGGAATTGATTTAATTACGGGTGGAAATCATTCTTTTGATAAAAAACAAGATATGTTTGCTCTTTTAGAAAGTTACAATGTATTAAGACCTGATAATTATCCCGCTGGTTTAGTTGGAAGTGGAATTAAAATTTTTGAAGTGAAGGGTGAAAAATTGGCTGTTATTAATTTAATGGGACAATTTTCTATGCCTACATGCGAAAATCCATTTAACTGGGCTACAAGATTAGTTGAAGATTTAGAAAATCAAGGGGTTAAAAATATTTTTATTGATTTTCATGCTGAAGCTACGAGTGAAAAACGTGTAATGATGATGATGTTTGAAGGCAGAGTTTCTGGCATTTGTGGAACACATACCCACGTAAGTACGGATGATTTACAAATTGTACGTGGTACTACGTATTTAAGTGATATTGGTTTAACGGGATGCAGAGACAATGTTATTGGTATGGATAAAAAAGTTCCTATTCAAAAAGCAACTACAGGATTAGGTGGGCATTTTCAAGTTCCTACTTCTTGTAAACCTATTTTACAAATGTTAGTAATGGATTATGAAAATGGAAAAAGCATTGATGCGTTTAAAATTAAATACTTAGGCAATAAAAATGAAACAATCATCACTAAAGCCATGCTTGAATAA
- a CDS encoding 3-methyladenine DNA glycosylase, which yields MKQSSLKPCLNKIENSYELFLFLKKQNLLEGASLYWWPSKNDFEVLIGAILTQNTKWENAEKSLKNLSSLHYDNLESLANADLETLIIAITPSGFKNQKSIRIKKLCLNIIETFGSFENFQKQATRSWLLEQKGIGPETADAVMCYCLHRDEMVVDAYANRLLKKFDYDFDCYEDLKYWLEYGINENFDKISKIYPYEIDLNTVYCRFHGKIVEYMKKNK from the coding sequence ATGAAACAATCATCACTAAAGCCATGCTTGAATAAAATAGAAAACTCTTATGAGCTTTTTTTATTTTTAAAAAAACAAAATCTTTTAGAAGGTGCCTCTTTATATTGGTGGCCTTCTAAAAATGATTTTGAAGTGTTAATCGGTGCTATTTTAACCCAAAATACTAAATGGGAAAACGCAGAAAAATCTCTTAAAAACCTCTCAAGCTTGCATTATGATAATTTGGAAAGCCTCGCTAATGCAGACCTAGAAACACTTATTATTGCTATTACTCCCAGTGGTTTTAAAAATCAAAAATCCATACGTATAAAAAAATTGTGTTTAAATATTATTGAAACTTTTGGAAGCTTTGAAAACTTCCAAAAACAAGCCACTAGGTCTTGGTTATTAGAACAAAAAGGAATAGGACCTGAAACAGCTGATGCAGTAATGTGTTATTGTTTGCACAGAGATGAAATGGTAGTAGATGCTTATGCCAATAGATTATTGAAAAAATTTGATTATGATTTTGATTGTTATGAGGATTTGAAATATTGGTTAGAATATGGAATTAATGAAAATTTTGATAAAATATCCAAAATTTACCCCTATGAAATTGATTTAAATACGGTGTATTGTAGATTTCATGGAAAAATTGTTGAGTATATGAAAAAAAATAAGTAA
- the ubiE gene encoding bifunctional demethylmenaquinone methyltransferase/2-methoxy-6-polyprenyl-1,4-benzoquinol methylase UbiE, whose amino-acid sequence MGKQEKIVSMFDDIAKTYDITNRVLSMGIDKTWRHKACNLAYSFYDKENIPKIIDVACGTGDMIVEWKKTAAKNGISLNDIVGIDPSVGMMDVAKEKLPEVEFIEAGAASMPLDAKSADIISISYGIRNVVERKEAFREFARVLKKDGLVVILEFTKNEKRNPLDYLTDFYMNKILPILGGLISKNKEAYTYLPNSIDEFLTQDNLSRELKEAGLEPIYVKGFSMNISTLFIARKV is encoded by the coding sequence ATGGGTAAACAAGAAAAAATCGTATCAATGTTTGATGATATTGCAAAAACTTATGACATAACCAATCGTGTATTAAGTATGGGAATTGATAAAACATGGCGACATAAAGCTTGTAATTTAGCATATTCTTTTTACGATAAAGAAAATATTCCAAAAATTATTGATGTAGCTTGTGGTACAGGGGATATGATTGTTGAATGGAAAAAAACAGCAGCGAAAAATGGAATTTCTTTAAATGATATTGTAGGAATTGATCCAAGTGTTGGAATGATGGATGTTGCAAAAGAAAAACTTCCTGAAGTTGAGTTTATTGAAGCAGGTGCTGCTTCTATGCCTTTAGATGCAAAGAGTGCAGATATTATCTCCATTTCTTATGGAATTAGAAATGTAGTAGAACGAAAAGAAGCGTTTAGAGAGTTTGCAAGAGTACTTAAAAAAGATGGTTTAGTGGTTATTCTAGAATTTACAAAAAATGAAAAAAGAAATCCTCTTGATTATTTGACAGATTTTTATATGAATAAAATTCTTCCCATTTTAGGAGGACTTATTTCTAAGAATAAAGAAGCTTATACCTATCTTCCAAATTCAATTGATGAATTTTTAACACAAGATAATTTATCAAGAGAGTTAAAAGAAGCAGGTTTAGAGCCTATTTATGTAAAAGGGTTTTCCATGAATATATCTACCCTCTTCATCGCAAGAAAGGTGTAA
- a CDS encoding exodeoxyribonuclease VII large subunit, with the protein MNALTVSTLNNQIKALLETTFMGAYVEGEISNLTYHASGHIYFSIKDETSSISCVMFKGNARSLKFQLEVGMKILISGSITVYTPRGSYQLMCNKIEPAGQGALSLAYEQLKNKLKDKGYFEETRKKPLVKYPKKIALVTSGTGAAIEDMKKVALHRWPLVELILIATLVQGDKAAQDIVHSLNIADKLNCDLIIVGRGGGSLEDLWAFNEEIVAEAIYTSKTPIISAVGHEIDYLISDFVADVRAATPSNAIEIALPDINEHRMYLDGLNNELNTKYEHILSKKEEQIKSYKHLYEQNSIENKFNFVQNEINLMKENLSRQFNQILSHKELILNNTLSNFELNHPNKKIKKGFAQVIKDEKISSLELLKTDDEFYLQTSTVQALCKIINMKNI; encoded by the coding sequence ATGAACGCTCTTACGGTCTCTACTTTAAACAATCAAATCAAAGCTTTGTTGGAAACTACTTTTATGGGAGCTTATGTTGAAGGTGAGATTTCTAATTTAACCTACCATGCTTCTGGGCATATCTATTTCTCAATTAAAGATGAAACTTCATCTATTTCTTGTGTGATGTTTAAAGGAAATGCAAGAAGCTTAAAATTTCAACTTGAAGTGGGAATGAAAATTTTGATTTCTGGAAGTATTACTGTTTATACTCCAAGAGGTTCGTATCAATTAATGTGTAATAAAATTGAGCCAGCAGGACAGGGTGCTTTATCGTTAGCTTACGAGCAGTTAAAAAACAAACTTAAAGACAAAGGGTATTTTGAAGAAACAAGGAAAAAACCTTTAGTTAAATATCCTAAAAAAATAGCTTTGGTTACCTCTGGTACTGGTGCTGCTATTGAAGATATGAAAAAAGTTGCTTTGCATCGCTGGCCTTTAGTAGAACTTATTTTAATAGCTACTTTGGTTCAAGGAGATAAAGCGGCGCAGGATATCGTGCATTCTTTAAATATTGCAGATAAATTAAACTGTGATTTAATTATTGTAGGTAGGGGTGGAGGGAGTTTAGAAGACTTATGGGCTTTTAATGAAGAAATTGTAGCAGAAGCTATATATACTTCCAAAACACCTATAATCTCAGCTGTTGGACATGAGATTGATTATTTAATCAGTGATTTTGTAGCAGATGTAAGAGCTGCTACTCCTTCAAACGCTATTGAAATTGCTTTGCCTGATATTAACGAACACAGAATGTATCTTGATGGTTTAAACAATGAACTTAATACAAAATATGAGCATATACTTAGTAAAAAAGAAGAACAAATTAAAAGTTATAAACACCTGTATGAACAGAACTCAATAGAAAATAAGTTTAATTTTGTACAAAATGAAATAAATTTAATGAAAGAAAACCTCTCCCGCCAGTTTAATCAAATTCTTTCTCATAAAGAATTAATACTGAATAATACCTTAAGTAATTTTGAATTAAATCATCCAAATAAAAAAATTAAAAAAGGTTTTGCACAAGTAATAAAAGATGAAAAGATAAGCTCATTGGAATTATTAAAAACAGATGATGAGTTTTATTTACAGACTTCAACGGTACAAGCATTGTGTAAAATTATAAATATGAAGAACATTTAA
- a CDS encoding chemotaxis protein CheW: MEKEEHVNWENTSEYMTFVLGSMKYAIELPKIREILTYPENITVLPNTTGWVKGLINLRGEVVPILDLRIKFSTGEVEYNENTAVIAVITENKRMIGIVVDKVDDVQRIDTSTLAPVSKMGSAIPANYLKGFVRINNSEMLVIMDIEAVVHKEELQKS; the protein is encoded by the coding sequence ATGGAAAAAGAAGAACATGTAAACTGGGAAAATACAAGCGAGTATATGACATTTGTTTTAGGATCTATGAAGTATGCTATTGAGTTGCCAAAGATTAGAGAAATTCTTACTTATCCAGAAAATATAACTGTTTTACCAAATACCACAGGATGGGTTAAAGGCTTAATTAATTTACGAGGTGAAGTTGTACCAATTTTAGATTTAAGAATTAAATTTTCCACAGGTGAGGTTGAATACAACGAAAATACAGCTGTAATTGCAGTAATTACTGAGAACAAAAGAATGATAGGCATTGTTGTTGATAAGGTTGATGATGTACAAAGAATAGATACTAGTACCCTCGCACCTGTTTCTAAAATGGGTTCAGCAATACCAGCTAATTATTTAAAAGGTTTTGTACGTATTAATAATAGTGAAATGTTAGTTATTATGGATATTGAAGCTGTTGTTCATAAAGAAGAATTGCAAAAATCTTAG
- a CDS encoding response regulator — MESNVLKNLTVLYVEDDASIRNELSLLLAKFFKNISTANDGALGLEKFINNQHSIDIIITDINMPNLNGIDMVKKIRKINSSIPVLFTTAYSDKEFLSEAIKLRVNDYIIKPIDVRKLLGVLNTLGKVIHNEILVKKQNKELINYKNAIDLNSIVIKTDTSLNITYVNDLFCRTTSFTQTELIGQNFSSLKHSDVSSSIFKEIYSNMLENKTWNGCIKYITKENNTPYIAETFIMSTLSDEGVITGAICIQNDITDDLSKKRNTQIALMKDKGDIFIKSKEVSAESNILVNDLTLQINKLEENLRTVKLEKDKFMYGFAKAKNDLKITKKELMNFKNNPELLETQSTSTLKTNKENADFRIEVKKMAEKLDELENNKKRALNQQKINYEVEIDDLTTELEDYKIKIDSLGNIEIINQKIQYWKQKAKTESRRAEEIERKVVQTGDESFLKKIFSK; from the coding sequence ATGGAAAGTAATGTACTTAAAAATTTAACTGTTTTATATGTAGAGGATGATGCATCAATAAGAAATGAGCTTAGTCTTTTGTTAGCTAAATTTTTTAAAAATATTTCTACTGCAAATGATGGTGCTTTGGGTTTAGAAAAATTTATTAATAATCAACACTCTATTGATATAATAATTACTGATATTAATATGCCTAATTTAAACGGCATAGATATGGTGAAAAAAATCAGAAAAATAAACTCTAGTATCCCTGTGTTATTTACTACTGCGTATTCAGATAAAGAATTTTTAAGTGAAGCCATAAAATTAAGAGTGAATGATTATATTATTAAACCTATTGATGTAAGAAAATTGTTGGGCGTTTTAAATACACTTGGAAAAGTAATTCACAATGAAATTTTGGTAAAAAAACAAAACAAAGAACTGATAAATTATAAGAATGCAATTGATTTAAACAGTATTGTAATTAAAACAGATACTTCGCTAAATATTACTTATGTGAATGATTTATTTTGTCGTACAACGTCTTTTACTCAAACGGAGTTAATAGGACAAAACTTTTCGTCTTTAAAACACAGCGATGTTTCTTCTTCTATCTTTAAAGAAATATACAGCAATATGCTGGAAAATAAAACGTGGAATGGCTGTATAAAATATATTACAAAAGAAAATAATACGCCTTATATTGCAGAAACATTTATTATGAGTACACTTAGCGATGAAGGCGTTATAACAGGAGCCATTTGTATTCAAAATGATATCACAGATGATTTAAGTAAAAAGAGAAATACTCAAATAGCTTTGATGAAAGATAAGGGTGATATCTTTATTAAATCTAAAGAAGTGAGCGCAGAATCCAATATTTTGGTAAATGATTTAACGCTACAAATTAACAAACTAGAAGAAAATCTTCGCACTGTAAAACTTGAAAAAGATAAATTCATGTATGGTTTTGCTAAAGCAAAAAATGATTTAAAGATTACTAAAAAAGAATTAATGAATTTTAAAAATAATCCTGAACTTTTAGAAACTCAATCTACTTCTACACTAAAAACGAATAAAGAAAATGCAGATTTTAGAATTGAAGTTAAAAAAATGGCAGAAAAACTTGATGAATTGGAAAACAATAAAAAAAGAGCATTAAATCAACAAAAAATTAATTATGAAGTTGAAATTGATGATTTAACAACAGAACTAGAAGACTATAAAATAAAAATTGATAGTTTGGGGAATATTGAAATTATCAATCAAAAAATACAATACTGGAAACAAAAAGCAAAAACAGAATCCCGACGTGCAGAAGAAATAGAGCGAAAAGTTGTTCAAACAGGAGATGAATCTTTTTTAAAGAAAATATTTTCTAAGTAA
- a CDS encoding peptidylprolyl isomerase translates to MKKILLLISTAMLLFATNPVAVMETTQGNIEIELRADLAPLAVENFITHSKNGYYNGIVFHRIIKQFMIQGGDPTGTGRGGKSIWNKAFKDEFAPNAVFDKAGILAMANSGPNTNGSQFFITTVPTYWLNGKHTIFGYVIKGMENVRKLEHVPTNRSIPLETQKIIKITIRD, encoded by the coding sequence ATGAAAAAAATTTTGTTACTAATATCTACAGCTATGTTACTTTTTGCTACAAATCCAGTGGCAGTTATGGAAACTACTCAAGGAAACATTGAGATTGAACTAAGAGCTGATCTTGCTCCTTTAGCTGTTGAGAATTTCATTACTCACTCTAAAAATGGTTATTATAATGGTATTGTTTTTCACAGAATCATCAAACAGTTCATGATTCAAGGTGGAGATCCAACAGGAACGGGACGTGGTGGAAAATCTATTTGGAATAAAGCTTTTAAAGATGAATTTGCACCTAATGCAGTTTTTGATAAAGCAGGAATCTTAGCAATGGCAAACTCTGGGCCAAATACGAATGGTTCTCAATTTTTTATTACCACTGTTCCTACTTATTGGTTAAATGGTAAACATACTATTTTCGGGTATGTAATTAAAGGAATGGAAAATGTAAGAAAATTAGAGCATGTTCCTACAAATAGAAGTATACCTCTAGAAACACAAAAAATAATCAAAATCACTATTAGAGATTAA
- a CDS encoding aspartate 1-decarboxylase has protein sequence MTFEMLYSKIHRATVSDANLNYIGSITIDEDLMKASKLRVGQKVEIVNVNNGERFATYVIKGKAGSKDMCLNGAAARKVEIGDKIIVIAYASYSQEELENYKPTVVIVDENNDIELITNELIGSNDV, from the coding sequence ATGACATTTGAGATGCTTTATAGTAAAATTCACAGAGCAACAGTTAGTGATGCAAATTTGAATTATATAGGCTCTATTACAATTGATGAAGATTTGATGAAAGCTTCAAAATTAAGAGTAGGGCAAAAAGTTGAAATTGTTAATGTTAATAATGGAGAGCGATTTGCTACTTACGTTATTAAAGGAAAAGCAGGTTCAAAAGATATGTGTTTAAACGGAGCTGCTGCTAGAAAAGTTGAAATAGGTGATAAAATTATTGTTATTGCTTATGCCTCTTATAGCCAAGAAGAATTGGAAAACTACAAACCTACAGTGGTAATTGTTGATGAGAACAATGATATAGAATTAATTACAAATGAACTAATAGGATCAAATGATGTTTGA
- a CDS encoding YbaB/EbfC family nucleoid-associated protein, whose product MFEGIDLSKINLNEMMGQMNEMAEKAKDANSKQIFTAKAGAGMISISINGNSEVIDLQIEDSLLEDKDSLNILLISAMNDVIKQAQNNQKNMAMSMMGNLGSMGK is encoded by the coding sequence ATGTTTGAAGGAATAGACTTAAGTAAAATCAATCTTAATGAGATGATGGGCCAAATGAACGAAATGGCTGAAAAAGCAAAAGATGCGAATAGCAAACAAATATTCACAGCAAAAGCAGGGGCTGGAATGATTAGTATTTCTATTAACGGAAATTCAGAAGTAATTGATTTGCAAATTGAGGATTCTTTATTAGAAGATAAAGACTCTTTAAATATTTTGTTGATTTCTGCAATGAATGATGTGATTAAACAAGCACAAAACAATCAAAAAAATATGGCTATGAGTATGATGGGTAATTTAGGAAGTATGGGAAAATAA
- a CDS encoding polyprenyl synthetase family protein, whose product MKELLNTFETYLENNLPLSKSFHPHFETALGEMLLAGGKRFRPMLLLCVAHSKNSLLVKSSLNVALGLEMLHTYSLIHDDLPVMDNADLRRGFKTLHKKYDDVTAVLVGDALNTEAFKLIADAPLSADVRIDLVAVLANDGGINGMIIGQAIDCYFENKVLSLEQLEFLHQHKTAKLIASSLKMGAIIANYSKELQDTLYNFGLDIGLLFQIQDDIIDETQSSEEAGKTTQNDACKNSFVNLLGLEGSVKAANTLAKKCEDTLLSLNPSLQNALKSLLEVYLYRHNKFTKNS is encoded by the coding sequence GTGAAAGAATTATTAAATACTTTTGAAACTTATTTAGAAAACAATCTTCCTCTTTCTAAAAGTTTTCATCCTCATTTTGAAACTGCTTTGGGTGAAATGTTATTAGCAGGTGGTAAACGTTTTCGACCAATGTTGCTTTTATGTGTTGCACATTCTAAGAACTCTTTATTAGTAAAGAGCTCTTTAAATGTGGCACTTGGGCTTGAAATGTTGCATACCTATTCTTTAATCCATGATGATTTACCTGTAATGGACAATGCAGATTTAAGAAGAGGTTTTAAAACCTTACACAAAAAATATGATGACGTTACCGCTGTTTTAGTGGGAGATGCTTTAAATACAGAAGCTTTTAAATTAATAGCAGATGCACCTTTGAGTGCGGATGTTAGAATTGATTTGGTAGCTGTTTTAGCTAATGATGGTGGAATTAATGGAATGATTATTGGACAAGCCATTGATTGTTATTTTGAAAATAAAGTATTAAGTTTAGAACAGTTAGAGTTCTTGCATCAACACAAAACTGCAAAACTTATTGCTTCATCTTTAAAAATGGGTGCAATTATTGCTAACTATTCTAAAGAGTTACAAGATACTTTATATAATTTTGGTTTGGATATTGGATTATTATTTCAAATTCAAGATGATATTATTGATGAAACCCAAAGCAGTGAAGAAGCTGGTAAAACAACACAAAATGATGCTTGTAAAAATTCTTTTGTAAATTTATTGGGTTTAGAGGGCTCTGTAAAGGCAGCAAATACTTTAGCAAAAAAATGTGAAGATACGCTTCTTTCATTAAATCCAAGTTTACAAAATGCGCTTAAAAGTTTATTAGAAGTTTATTTATACAGACATAATAAATTTACTAAAAACTCTTAG